The Pyrus communis chromosome 5, drPyrComm1.1, whole genome shotgun sequence region AAGTAGTGCCATATGATCGTGAAAAGCATCATCGATGGCAGACAAGAGAAATGGACAATATTATTGGATCATTTGCATTGGTATCTCTGGCCAAAGCATGAGATTTCCAACTTTATTCCTTGGCAAATTTACGTACAATACAAGCAAAAGGCTCTTTTAGTTTCTATCTTTTATGCTTGGACGACCTTCTCATATATTAACATGCACATTTGTGCTTATTAAAAATTCAACCTTAACGCAACTTACTTGGAGCGTAGTGTTAAGCACTCTTAACTGCTTGAACTGCAAAGGTTTACGGAACTAATTAGCCCTATATATTCCATCATGTACTTAaccatcttcttcaattcagtAAACATTAATAATGGAACTCTCTTTATTACAATTTATGACAGTTTCAGCATTAACCCTAATAGCCATTTTTGCTGGATATTTCAAGTTTaaaacttcatcttcttccctgggCAAGAAGCTTCCACCAGGGTCATTTGGTCTTCCTCTCATTGGTGAGTCCATAAGCTTCATTAGGGCACAAAACCAGGACAAAACTAGTGAGTGGATCCAAACCCGAATCCGCAAGCATGGACCCGTCTTCAAAACCTCACTCATGGGCTCCAAAACAGTGGTTTTAACTGGCCAAGCCGGAAACCGGTTTGTGTTCAGCGGAAGTGACAATGGTATTGCAGGCAACCAAGTCGCAACTGTAGCCAAGGTTTTGGGAAAGCACAGCATCTTTGAGCTTTCGGGGTCCAGGCACAAACTTGTCAGGAATGCACTGATGAGCTTCTTAAAACCAGAAAGCGTTCAGAGATTTGTGGGTGAAATCGATTCTCTAGTCCAAAAACAGTTGTTTCAGGTAACATATGTGTTAGCTAGCTTGATACactattttgtttaaaattaacataaaggAATATTCAAACTCGAAACCTCTTTCAAAATAGATGCAATCAAACGCTAGTTAACTAGATATGCATTGTTGCTTCTAATTGCAACGTCATGGACTAACGCAGTTTGcttgattttcttttaattattattgcTAAGGAGAGGGGATagagttcgaaactattataCAATATTAGGTAATGAATAGTTTCAAACCCAAGATGCATGACGGAAATACAACACCCTATTTATTAGATATTGGACAACATATATATGCACGCAATTTACTTAATAACTTTTGACTTATCATTACACAGGAGCTGGATGGCAAGGATCTGGCACAAATGGTgggtttgatgaagaaaataacaTTCAAGGTGACTTGCAGTTTGTTTTTTGGATTACCAGAAGGGCCGGAGAAAGATGCATTGCTTGAAGATTTTACCATTGCCACCAAGGGTTTGTGGGCGATTCCACTGAACGTTCCGGGGACCATATTTTACAGAGCCATGCATGCACGTGCCAGGATATCACAGGTCCTCACAAAACTCATgcaaaatcgacaaaaagaagAGAATAGCAAGCCCTCCCAAATGAATGACATCATCTCTGTCTTCCTCCGTTTGCGAGATGAAGATGGTGAGTCTCTCCAAGAGGAGGAGATTCTTGACAATTTCATCACTCTGATATTTGCTAGTCATGACACCACCACAATTCTCCTCAGCCTTTTTATAAGACATCTTTCCACAGACCCCAAGACTCGTAGTGAGGTGCTTCAAGGTAATGCAAACTTTGCaatctaattaattatttcatgCATCATGAAATTACATATCAAATTAAATGCCCTTAACTACTTGAATTTTAAGCTAGAAATCAGTTGTCgaacaaaattataataaacTGAGGATAACATGTGTTCCTTCGTGGGGGACTTACTTGTCCCCTACTTATGATCAACGGATTTTTACTATCCCAACATCATAATCGGAGCCGTTCATTCTCTTTATTATCTTCTAAAAATTATATCCtccaaaaatcattcaatttggagATCGTTTTGTCATCCATACTTGTTAAATCAATCAACAGCTTTGGTAACAAGTAACATCATCATGATGAACCGTCTATTTGTTTTATGGATATGAATGACTAAAAAATCtccaatttgaatgattttttgtgtatatgatttttagatgatgataaagagaatgaataGTTCCAATTATGATGTGTGGACGATAAACGTTCGTTAATCTAAGTGGAGAGGGCAAGTAATTAAGTTCCCCCATGCGGAGGGACACAAGCATTATCCTTAAGctgaatgattttttgttgttggaacTGAATGCTCTTAACTACATGAATTATTAAGCAATGACAAGTTGTTACATAATATTACAAATCAGGCAAAATTTTCTTAACTTACTAAACTATTAACATTATAAATCAGTTGCTATAAATCAATTGCCATATAATTACATATGAGGTTGAATACTCTTGACTACTTGATATAACTGGAGTACGACGGTTATCacttatttataaatatttggCATGATCAAATAGGTTTAGTAATTTGATGTGCACGTTATATACCATGACAGAGCAAGAGGAAGTAGTGAAGGCTGTGGAAGCAAGGGATGATGGAAAGCTTAGATGGAGTGAAATCCAAATGATGAAGCACACATGGAGAGTGGGCCAAGAGCTCATGAGATTGAACCCTCCAGTTTTCGGCAACTTCAAATGTGCTTCCAGAGACACATCCTTTGATGGCTTTGATATCCCCAAGGGATGGAAGGTACTATAAAAGAGCTAAGAACTTCGTTGATATATATCATATGTGATATATCGTCTCGTATCAGTTTTGAACTCAGAACTTCGTCGAACAAAAGTTTATCGCACGTTATGATCCCAGGTTTTTTGGGTGG contains the following coding sequences:
- the LOC137734479 gene encoding taxadiene 5-alpha hydroxylase-like, with protein sequence MELSLLQFMTVSALTLIAIFAGYFKFKTSSSSLGKKLPPGSFGLPLIGESISFIRAQNQDKTSEWIQTRIRKHGPVFKTSLMGSKTVVLTGQAGNRFVFSGSDNGIAGNQVATVAKVLGKHSIFELSGSRHKLVRNALMSFLKPESVQRFVGEIDSLVQKQLFQELDGKDLAQMVGLMKKITFKVTCSLFFGLPEGPEKDALLEDFTIATKGLWAIPLNVPGTIFYRAMHARARISQVLTKLMQNRQKEENSKPSQMNDIISVFLRLRDEDGESLQEEEILDNFITLIFASHDTTTILLSLFIRHLSTDPKTRSEVLQEQEEVVKAVEARDDGKLRWSEIQMMKHTWRVGQELMRLNPPVFGNFKCASRDTSFDGFDIPKGWKVL